One window of Salvelinus fontinalis isolate EN_2023a chromosome 19, ASM2944872v1, whole genome shotgun sequence genomic DNA carries:
- the LOC129816398 gene encoding transcription factor 21-like — protein sequence MEDVLFDLDQDGTTDFDFCGQMDLNFQFQAQLDSLLFDCTTVTGQLSPWSSFGGQSMFPDAQLTFTDLDSQSPSLGAGAEVDSSSADETHEMSKRRPLRFVPHHPFKIQRHAANIRERKRMLSINSAFEELRCHVPTFPYEKRLSKIDTLRLAIAYIALLREILISGCDPKSYLDECMKNGYKNQTNAIWNTSDLTARLSWIKWD from the coding sequence ATGGAAGATGTATTATTTGACTTGGATCAGGATGGCACTACAGACTTTGATTTCTGTGGCCAGATGGACCTTAACTTCCAGTTCCAGGCCCAGTTGGACAGTCTACTCTTTGACTGCACCACGGTCACCGGCCAGCTTTCGCCATGGTCCTCGTTCGGTGGCCAGTCCATGTTCCCGGACGCGCAACTGACCTTCACAGACCTGGACTCGCAGTCTCCCAGCCTTGGCGCCGGTGCTGAAGTGGACAGCTCCTCCGCGGACGAGACCCATGAGATGAGCAAGCGCAGGCCGCTGCGGTTTGTGCCCCATCACCCGTTCAAGATCCAGCGACACGCCGCTAATATccgggagaggaagaggatgctgAGTATCAATTCGGCGTTCGAAGAGCTGCGCTGCCACGTGCCCACCTTTCCTTACGAAAAGCGCCTGTCCAAGATTGATACCCTGAGACTCGCCATTGCCTACATTGCCCTCCTGAGAGAAATATTGATATCCGGCTGCGACCCCAAGTCATATTTGGATGAATGCATGAAGAATGGTTACAAGAATCAAACCAATGCAATATGGAACACAAGCG